CTGAATCTTCAATTGCCGCTTTAGCAGCGATGAATGCCATATCAGAGGTATTCAATTCTGGACTTAAATACCTTCTTTCCTCTATTTCTGTTATTTCCTGGAATTTTTGGATGATAGCACAATTCTCTTTGGGGATTTTTTCTCCCTTTTCGGTGATGAAATTATTATTTAAAAAGTCTTCATTCTTTACAATTACATCAGGCAGGTATGAACCTGAACCTTTGATTACGGTGTAAATCGACATATGAGGTGATTTTGAGACGATGTTTTTATTTCGGCAGCCAATTAAGTAATAAAATTTCAAAAAAAAGTAATCTGATTAAATTAAAAAAGAAAAGCCCTGCGTGATAACAGGGCTATTGGATTCTTATATATTTGGCTGTGGTGTGGTACGGAGGTAGGGTTTGATTTTTGTATGTCCCTTAGGAAATTTTGCCGGAATATCCTCATCTTTTATACTTGGCACAATGACCACATCTTCTCCGTTTTTCCAATTGGCCGGTGTGGCAACCGAATGATAAGCAGTCAACTGCAAAGAATCAATTACTCTTAACAATTCATCAAAATTCCTGCCTGTACTTGCAGGGTAAGTAATTATCAATTTTATTTTTTTGTCATTTCCGATTACAAAAACAGATCTTACTGTCGCTTTTTCACTTGCATTGGGATGAATCATATCGTACAGTTCAGCTACTTTTCTATCCTCATCTGCGATAAGTGGAAAGTTGACAATAGTGTGCTGCGTTTCATTGATATCTTTGATCCATTCCTTATGGTCAGCCAATCCATCCACACTTAGCGCCAATACCTTGACATTTCTTTTGTCAAACTCAGATTTTAATTTGGCAACAGCACCGAGTTCGGTAGTACAAACCGGCGTATAGTCAGCAGGGTGCGAAAATAGGACTCCCCATCCATCGCCTAAATATTCATGAAAATCAATTTTTCCTTCTGTCGTCTCCGCGACAAAATTTGGAGCAATATCCCCTAATCTTAGTGACATAGTTTTGTTATTTTAGTCTATAGAATTAATAGGTTATACAAAATTCCAGCCCGATTAGTTTCAAATCAGAGATTATTTGCAGGAAAAAATCGGCTTTCTAAATGTATAAATTATTTAAATGAAGAAATTTCCGGTAAACAAGCCATTGAATAGTATGGTTGTAATTAAAATTCTGAGTAAATCAGTTTCTTTTACATTTTGCTCAAGAAATATGGTGAAAAAAATATCTTGTAATTTAAGATTAATCCAAAAATTGATAGAACAAAAGTTAACTTCTGCCTGATGTCTGCCAAAAGCAATCCATTACCTAAAATCATGAAAAACAAAAATTCAAAAAACGCCATTATCATATTTCAAAAAAATCTGATCCAAGGAAAAGTAAAAACCAGATTGGCAGCTTCACTTGGCCATCAACAGGCTATGGAGATTTATAGGGATTTGGTTGCCTTTACTTATAGACAGGTCATTGAAATTAGAGATGCTGATATTTGGGTGTTTTTTTCCGAATCTTTTGAAGAAATGGATGGGAATTTCCAGGAGCATATTACAGCCACCATGGTTCAGGAGGGTTCTGATTTGGGCGAAAGAATGGAAAATGCTTTCAGAACTATTTTTGGATTTGGTTATACAAAAGCGGTTCTGATTGGGACTGATTGTCCTGAAATTACTCCTGGAATCATAGAAAATGCTTTAAAATCCCTAGAAAAGGATGAAGTGGTAATCGGGCCTGCAATGGATGGAGGATATTACCTGATTGGAATGGCCAAAGTTCTTCCCCAGTTATTCAGTCAAATTCCCTGGAGCACCGAAAATGTCTTGCCCATTACTTTGCAAAGGATAAATCAGGACAACATTTCCCATTTTACTTTACCTGTCCTATCCGATATAGATACAGAAGAAGATTGGATAAATCTCAAAAATCTCATTTCAGAACATTACAGTTGATTTCCATTACGTCAATTCAAAATTTTGCTGGAAATATACATTAGAATCCAAGGTGCATTTTCGTTTTGCATGCTTATAATTTCAATGAATACCCATTTTCTAATTTCAAAAATTCCAAAAAACATCAATAAACCTATAGACTTATAATTCATCTAATGAATTTGGTCTATAATTCCAATATTCTTTATATTGGAGCAGTTTGGTCAGTATTGATATTTTATTAAAAGGAATGAAAAGACATCTCAATAGATTCGTGTCCATTTGTTTGATCTCTTTCTTTTT
This window of the Aquiflexum balticum DSM 16537 genome carries:
- a CDS encoding peroxiredoxin, whose protein sequence is MSLRLGDIAPNFVAETTEGKIDFHEYLGDGWGVLFSHPADYTPVCTTELGAVAKLKSEFDKRNVKVLALSVDGLADHKEWIKDINETQHTIVNFPLIADEDRKVAELYDMIHPNASEKATVRSVFVIGNDKKIKLIITYPASTGRNFDELLRVIDSLQLTAYHSVATPANWKNGEDVVIVPSIKDEDIPAKFPKGHTKIKPYLRTTPQPNI
- a CDS encoding TIGR04282 family arsenosugar biosynthesis glycosyltransferase; amino-acid sequence: MKNKNSKNAIIIFQKNLIQGKVKTRLAASLGHQQAMEIYRDLVAFTYRQVIEIRDADIWVFFSESFEEMDGNFQEHITATMVQEGSDLGERMENAFRTIFGFGYTKAVLIGTDCPEITPGIIENALKSLEKDEVVIGPAMDGGYYLIGMAKVLPQLFSQIPWSTENVLPITLQRINQDNISHFTLPVLSDIDTEEDWINLKNLISEHYS